One Mycobacterium sp. 050128 genomic window carries:
- a CDS encoding metal-dependent transcriptional regulator, producing MNDLVDTTEMYLRTIYDLEEEGVTPLRARIAERLDQSGPTVSQTVSRMERDGLLHVAGDRHLELTDKGRALAVAVMRKHRLAERLLVDVIGLPWEEVHAEACRWEHVMSEDVERRLVKVLNNPTTSPFGNPIPGLLDLGVGPDSGADGLNLVRLTELPAGSPVAVVVRQLTEHVQGDIDLIARLKDAGVVPNARVTVETGPVGVTILIPGHENVTLPHEMAHAVKVEKV from the coding sequence ATGAACGACCTGGTCGATACCACCGAGATGTACCTGCGGACCATCTACGACCTCGAGGAAGAGGGCGTAACGCCGCTGCGCGCCAGGATCGCCGAACGGCTCGACCAGAGCGGTCCGACCGTCAGCCAGACCGTCTCCCGGATGGAGCGCGACGGACTCCTCCACGTGGCCGGTGATCGGCACCTGGAACTCACCGACAAGGGCCGGGCCCTGGCCGTCGCCGTGATGCGCAAGCACCGGCTCGCCGAGCGGCTGCTCGTCGACGTCATCGGGCTCCCATGGGAAGAAGTGCACGCCGAGGCGTGCCGGTGGGAGCACGTGATGAGCGAGGACGTGGAGCGCCGGCTGGTCAAAGTGCTCAACAATCCCACCACCTCCCCGTTCGGCAACCCGATTCCCGGTTTGCTGGACCTCGGCGTGGGCCCCGATTCCGGCGCCGACGGCCTCAATCTGGTCCGCCTGACCGAATTGCCGGCGGGATCGCCGGTCGCGGTCGTCGTCCGCCAGCTCACCGAGCATGTTCAGGGCGACATCGATCTGATCGCACGGCTCAAGGACGCCGGTGTCGTGCCGAATGCGCGCGTCACCGTCGAAACCGGCCCCGTCGGGGTCACCATCCTGATACCCGGACATGAGAACGTCACCCTGCCGCACGAGATGGCGCACGCCGTCAAGGTCGAAAAGGTCTGA
- a CDS encoding PhzF family phenazine biosynthesis protein yields MGIDVTVLRVFTDRDGNFGNPLGVVDASQVPPADRQQLATQLGYSETVFIDLPAAGATTAHATIYTPRTEIPFAGHPTVGASWWLRASGMPINALAVPAGIVQVHYEGDLVGVRARPEWGPELLFHEFESVDQVLAADPSEFPDDTAHYLWAWIDQCAGALRSRMFVANLGVPEDEATGSAAMRITDHLRRDLSIVQGQGSMLETGWSPGGWARVAGRVVNDGMTQLD; encoded by the coding sequence ATGGGCATCGACGTGACGGTGTTGCGCGTCTTCACCGACCGCGACGGCAACTTCGGCAATCCGTTGGGCGTCGTCGACGCCAGTCAGGTCCCACCCGCCGATCGCCAGCAGCTGGCCACCCAATTGGGTTACAGCGAAACGGTATTCATCGATCTACCGGCTGCCGGAGCAACCACCGCGCATGCCACGATCTACACGCCACGCACCGAGATTCCGTTCGCCGGGCACCCGACCGTCGGCGCGTCGTGGTGGCTGCGCGCGAGCGGTATGCCGATCAACGCGCTTGCGGTGCCGGCCGGCATCGTGCAGGTGCACTACGAGGGCGACCTGGTGGGTGTGCGGGCCCGCCCGGAATGGGGCCCGGAGTTGCTCTTTCACGAATTCGAGTCCGTTGACCAGGTTCTCGCGGCCGACCCCAGCGAGTTTCCCGACGACACCGCCCATTACCTGTGGGCCTGGATCGATCAGTGCGCCGGGGCACTGCGTTCCCGGATGTTCGTCGCGAATCTCGGTGTGCCAGAAGACGAAGCGACCGGCTCGGCGGCCATGCGGATCACCGACCATCTCCGCCGCGACCTGAGCATCGTCCAGGGCCAGGGATCGATGCTGGAAACCGGGTGGAGCCCCGGGGGCTGGGCTCGCGTCGCCGGCCGCGTCGTCAACGATGGTATGACACAACTCGACTGA
- the sigB gene encoding sigma-70 family RNA polymerase sigma factor SigB, giving the protein MANAITGRIDTSDLDAQSPAADLVRVYLNGIGKTALLTAADEVELAKRIEAGLYAEHLLATRKRLGENRKRDLAVVVRDGQAARRHLLEANLRLVVSLAKRYTGRGMPLLDLIQEGNLGLIRAMEKFDYTKGFKFSTYATWWIRQAITRGMADQSRTIRLPVHLVEQVNKLARIKREMHQNLGREATDEELASESGIPVEKINDLLEHSRDPVSLDMPVGSEEEAPLGDFIEDAEAMSAENAVIAELLHTDIRSVLATLDEREHQVIRLRFGLDDGQPRTLDQIGKLFGLSRERVRQIERDVMAKLRNGERADRLRSYAS; this is encoded by the coding sequence ATGGCGAATGCCATCACAGGCAGGATCGACACCAGCGATCTTGATGCTCAGAGCCCTGCAGCGGACCTCGTGCGCGTATATCTGAACGGCATCGGGAAGACGGCGTTGCTGACCGCCGCGGACGAAGTCGAACTGGCGAAGCGCATCGAGGCCGGACTGTATGCCGAGCATCTGCTCGCGACGCGCAAGCGTCTCGGCGAGAACCGCAAACGCGATCTTGCCGTCGTCGTACGTGATGGCCAGGCGGCGCGTCGTCACCTGCTGGAAGCGAACCTGCGCCTGGTGGTCTCACTGGCCAAGCGCTACACCGGCCGGGGGATGCCGTTGCTCGACCTGATTCAGGAGGGCAACCTCGGACTGATCCGCGCGATGGAAAAGTTCGACTACACAAAGGGATTCAAGTTCTCGACGTACGCCACGTGGTGGATCCGTCAGGCCATCACCCGCGGGATGGCCGACCAGAGCCGCACCATCCGGCTGCCCGTTCACCTCGTTGAGCAGGTCAACAAGCTGGCCCGGATCAAGCGGGAGATGCACCAGAACCTGGGCCGTGAAGCCACCGACGAGGAACTGGCCTCCGAGTCCGGAATCCCGGTCGAGAAGATCAACGATCTGCTCGAGCACAGTCGCGACCCGGTCAGCCTGGACATGCCCGTCGGATCCGAAGAAGAAGCGCCGCTGGGCGACTTCATCGAGGACGCCGAAGCGATGTCCGCGGAGAACGCGGTGATCGCCGAGCTGCTGCACACCGACATCCGTAGTGTGCTGGCGACTCTCGACGAGCGCGAACACCAGGTGATCCGGCTGCGTTTCGGTCTCGACGACGGCCAGCCGCGGACGCTGGATCAGATCGGCAAGCTGTTTGGTCTGTCGCGTGAGCGGGTCCGTCAGATCGAGCGCGACGTGATGGCCAAGCTGCGCAACGGAGAGCGCGCCGATCGGCTGCGCTCGTACGCGAGCTGA
- a CDS encoding trypsin-like serine peptidase, translating to MRVRMLLLCPLVGLATLLASCGRPVLHVSLPTTTQAPKTSKTVQRLSQPEPGAVAAPVDPDRRVGAIFLDGSTQHVCTGSVLHSAAGNLVLTAAHCLAGAAQITFVPGLSGDGVPPDLWTADNVYLDPRWVASKDPHADYAIARVNSDHGGSVEARAGLALTLGTAPPPSSRVTVVGYPSGVGGSPIACQGSTALTDGGYPSLVCQGLVGGTSGAPWVSGTTVVGLIGGLERGGCAENVSYSAPFDDHIAQLLTRAEAGGPGDPIPVDLDDTC from the coding sequence ATGCGCGTCCGGATGTTGCTGCTATGCCCACTGGTCGGCCTGGCGACGTTGTTGGCGTCGTGCGGGCGCCCGGTGCTGCATGTGTCGCTGCCCACTACCACTCAGGCACCGAAAACGAGTAAGACGGTCCAGCGTCTCAGCCAGCCCGAGCCGGGTGCGGTTGCCGCCCCGGTGGATCCGGACCGGCGAGTGGGAGCAATCTTCTTGGACGGCAGCACTCAGCACGTGTGCACGGGCTCGGTGCTGCATTCCGCGGCCGGCAACCTGGTGCTGACCGCCGCGCACTGCCTGGCCGGAGCTGCCCAGATCACCTTCGTGCCCGGTTTGTCCGGGGATGGGGTGCCACCTGATCTCTGGACGGCCGACAACGTCTACCTGGATCCACGTTGGGTTGCCAGCAAAGACCCCCACGCCGACTACGCGATTGCGCGGGTCAACAGCGACCATGGTGGTTCGGTGGAGGCGCGGGCCGGCTTGGCGCTGACCCTGGGCACCGCCCCGCCGCCCAGCAGCCGCGTGACCGTGGTGGGCTATCCATCCGGCGTGGGCGGCTCGCCGATCGCCTGTCAGGGCAGCACGGCGCTCACCGACGGCGGATATCCCTCATTGGTATGCCAGGGACTCGTCGGCGGCACCAGCGGCGCACCCTGGGTCAGCGGCACGACCGTTGTCGGGCTGATCGGTGGACTCGAACGCGGGGGATGCGCCGAGAACGTGTCCTACTCCGCGCCGTTCGACGACCACATCGCCCAGCTTCTGACCCGCGCGGAAGCCGGCGGCCCGGGCGATCCGATACCGGTCGACTTGGACGACACCTGCTAG
- a CDS encoding proteasome assembly chaperone family protein yields MSNEQNDDDLYYQPGQPGMYELEFPAPQLVTSDGRGPVLVHALEGFSDAGHAIRLAATHLKEALDTELVASFAIDELLDYRSRRPLMTFKTDHFTNYDDPELSLYALRDSVGTPFLLLAGMEPDLKWERFITAVRLLSERLGVRQTIGLGTVPMAVPHTRPITLTAHSNNRDLITDFQPWISEIQVPGSASNLLEYRLAQHGHEVVGFTVHVPHYLTQTDYPAAAQALLEQVAKTGSLDLPLSALTEAAAEIRGKIDEQVEASAEVAQVVAALERQYDAFIDAQENRSLLTRDEDLPSGDELGAEFERFLAQEAEKKRDDDGPA; encoded by the coding sequence ATGTCTAACGAGCAGAACGACGACGATCTCTACTACCAGCCAGGGCAACCCGGCATGTATGAGCTGGAGTTCCCGGCGCCTCAGTTGGTGACATCGGACGGTCGCGGCCCCGTGCTGGTGCACGCTTTGGAGGGATTCTCGGACGCCGGCCACGCGATCCGGCTGGCCGCTACCCACCTGAAGGAGGCCCTGGACACCGAGCTGGTCGCGTCCTTCGCGATCGACGAACTGCTGGACTACCGCTCGCGCCGGCCGCTGATGACCTTCAAGACAGACCATTTCACCAACTACGACGACCCGGAGCTGAGCCTGTACGCACTGCGCGACAGCGTCGGGACGCCGTTTCTGCTGCTCGCCGGGATGGAACCGGATCTCAAATGGGAGCGGTTCATCACCGCGGTGCGTCTGCTGTCCGAACGGCTGGGTGTACGGCAGACCATCGGCCTGGGCACCGTCCCCATGGCGGTCCCGCACACCCGGCCCATCACGCTGACCGCGCACTCCAACAATCGCGACTTGATCACCGATTTCCAGCCGTGGATCTCCGAGATCCAGGTCCCGGGCAGTGCATCGAACCTGCTGGAATACCGGCTGGCACAGCACGGGCATGAGGTGGTCGGTTTCACGGTTCACGTTCCGCACTACCTGACGCAGACCGACTACCCCGCCGCCGCCCAAGCGCTGCTCGAGCAGGTCGCCAAGACCGGGTCGCTCGACCTCCCGCTGTCGGCACTGACCGAGGCAGCCGCCGAGATCCGGGGCAAGATCGACGAGCAGGTCGAGGCGAGCGCCGAGGTCGCTCAAGTGGTGGCCGCACTCGAGCGCCAGTACGATGCCTTCATCGACGCTCAGGAAAACAGGTCGTTACTAACGCGCGATGAGGACCTTCCTAGCGGCGACGAACTTGGTGCCGAGTTCGAGCGATTCCTAGCCCAGGAAGCGGAGAAGAAGCGCGACGACGACGGCCCCGCGTAA
- a CDS encoding alpha/beta fold hydrolase — MTERKRKSNLRPVREVTTPRLEYRTIHGYKRAFRIAGSGPAILLIHGIGDNSTTWNTVQAKLAQRFTVIAPDLLGHGQSDKPRADYSVAGYANGMRDLLSVLDIERVTIVGHSLGGGVAMQFAYQFPHLVERLILVAAGGVTKDVNVAFRLASLPIGTEALALLRLPLVLPAVQVAGRLAGLAIGSTGLGRDLPNVLRILDDLPEPTASSAFSRTLRAVVDWRGQIVTFLDRCYLTEAIPVQIVWGTKDVVVPVRHAWMAHAAMPGSRLEIFQGSGHFPFHEDPARFIDVVQRFIDTTAPAEYDQAALRQLLRTGSGERTVTGPADTRVAVLNAMGSDERSAT; from the coding sequence ATGACTGAGCGGAAGCGTAAGAGCAACCTTCGCCCGGTGCGTGAAGTGACCACCCCCAGGCTCGAATACCGCACCATCCACGGGTACAAACGAGCGTTCCGCATCGCCGGCTCCGGTCCGGCGATTCTGTTGATTCACGGCATCGGTGACAACTCCACGACGTGGAATACGGTGCAGGCCAAGCTCGCTCAGCGCTTCACGGTGATCGCCCCCGACCTGCTGGGGCACGGCCAGTCCGACAAACCCCGCGCGGACTACTCGGTGGCCGGCTACGCCAACGGCATGCGCGACTTGCTGTCCGTGCTCGACATCGAACGCGTGACGATCGTCGGTCACTCCCTCGGTGGCGGGGTGGCGATGCAATTCGCTTACCAGTTCCCACATTTGGTCGAGCGGCTCATCCTGGTCGCAGCGGGTGGTGTCACCAAGGACGTCAACGTCGCCTTCCGGTTGGCCTCGCTGCCGATCGGGACGGAGGCACTGGCGCTGCTGCGGCTGCCCCTGGTATTACCGGCCGTCCAGGTGGCGGGGCGGCTCGCGGGCCTGGCGATCGGATCGACCGGCTTGGGCCGCGATCTCCCGAACGTGTTACGCATTCTGGACGACTTGCCGGAGCCGACGGCCTCATCGGCCTTCAGCCGGACACTGCGGGCCGTGGTGGACTGGCGGGGGCAGATCGTCACGTTCCTGGACCGATGTTATTTGACCGAGGCCATCCCCGTGCAGATCGTCTGGGGCACCAAGGATGTGGTGGTCCCCGTCCGCCATGCCTGGATGGCACACGCCGCGATGCCCGGCTCGCGCCTGGAGATCTTCCAGGGCTCCGGCCACTTTCCGTTCCACGAAGACCCGGCCCGTTTCATCGACGTCGTCCAGCGCTTCATCGACACCACCGCGCCCGCCGAATACGACCAAGCCGCGCTACGCCAGCTGCTGCGCACCGGCAGCGGCGAACGCACCGTCACCGGCCCGGCCGACACTCGCGTCGCTGTGCTCAACGCGATGGGTTCCGACGAGCGCAGCGCGACTTAG
- a CDS encoding peroxynitrite isomerase, whose protein sequence is MSPDVHPDLEALAPLLGTWAGRGSGEYPTIQPFEYLEEIVFSHVGKPFLAYAQKTKGAADGKPMHAETGYLRVPQPGHVEMVLAHPSGVTEIEVGTYRVIGGVIEIELATTSVGLTPTAKEVSALGRTLRIDGDQLSYSVRMGAVGQPLQHHLSAQLQRKP, encoded by the coding sequence ATGTCTCCGGACGTGCATCCCGATCTCGAGGCGCTCGCGCCGCTGCTCGGCACCTGGGCCGGCCGCGGTTCGGGCGAATACCCGACGATCCAGCCCTTCGAGTATCTCGAAGAAATCGTGTTTTCCCATGTGGGCAAACCGTTTCTGGCCTACGCGCAAAAGACCAAAGGTGCCGCCGACGGCAAGCCGATGCATGCCGAGACCGGCTACCTTCGGGTGCCGCAGCCCGGTCACGTCGAGATGGTGCTGGCCCACCCCAGCGGCGTGACCGAAATCGAGGTCGGGACCTACCGGGTGATCGGCGGCGTCATCGAAATCGAGTTGGCCACCACGTCGGTCGGATTGACCCCGACCGCCAAAGAGGTTTCCGCGCTTGGTCGGACCTTGCGGATCGACGGCGACCAGCTGTCCTACTCGGTGCGGATGGGTGCGGTCGGGCAACCCCTGCAGCATCATCTGTCCGCGCAGCTGCAGCGCAAGCCCTGA
- a CDS encoding LysM peptidoglycan-binding domain-containing protein, whose amino-acid sequence MTLMHTVSPRISNMRRPTDGLVARPRYDVARPRYEQERVLRRRSVPARPAGAPMRYRGTGVSMSQAPHRRRPVTLGTTVGLALMAGVITLWLGLVANLGQIANGDSGAAAAPVPDRLSVVQVEPGESLQDVAHRVAPEAPARQVADRIRELNNLSSPALAAGQTLIAPVG is encoded by the coding sequence ATGACGCTCATGCACACAGTCTCACCGCGGATCAGCAACATGCGGCGCCCCACCGATGGGCTGGTCGCACGGCCTCGCTATGACGTCGCACGGCCTCGCTACGAGCAGGAGCGCGTGCTGCGGCGCCGGTCCGTGCCGGCCCGGCCGGCCGGAGCGCCGATGCGCTACCGCGGTACCGGTGTGTCGATGTCGCAAGCACCGCATCGTCGCCGCCCGGTCACGCTGGGGACGACGGTGGGTCTGGCCCTGATGGCCGGAGTCATCACGCTCTGGCTGGGACTGGTCGCCAATCTCGGTCAGATCGCCAACGGCGACTCCGGCGCCGCGGCCGCTCCCGTTCCGGACCGGCTGTCGGTCGTGCAGGTCGAGCCGGGCGAATCCCTTCAGGATGTGGCGCACCGGGTCGCGCCGGAAGCGCCGGCCCGCCAGGTCGCCGACCGCATCCGCGAACTCAACAACCTGAGCTCTCCGGCGCTGGCCGCCGGCCAGACCCTGATCGCGCCGGTCGGCTGA
- the lexA gene encoding transcriptional repressor LexA — protein sequence MSDSNDTSATGPSGRLHSVDSSLTQRQRTILNVIRESVTTRGYPPSIREIGDAVGLTSTSSVAHQLRTLERKGFLRRDPNRPRAVDVRGADDVVAAAPATEVAGSDALPEPTFVPVLGRIAAGGPILAEQAVEDVFPLPRELVGEGTLFLLKVVGDSMVDAAICDGDWVVIRQQNVADNGDIVAAMLDGEATVKTFKRAGGQVWLMPHNPAFDPIPGNDATVLGKVVTVIRKV from the coding sequence ATGAGCGACAGCAACGACACCTCGGCGACCGGTCCAAGCGGCCGCCTGCATTCCGTGGATTCATCGCTTACCCAGCGGCAACGCACCATCTTGAATGTCATCCGGGAGTCGGTGACCACCCGTGGCTACCCGCCGAGCATCAGGGAGATCGGCGACGCGGTCGGCCTGACGTCGACCTCTTCGGTGGCTCATCAACTGCGCACCCTCGAACGCAAGGGATTCCTGCGCCGGGACCCGAACCGCCCCCGGGCGGTCGACGTCCGCGGCGCCGACGATGTGGTCGCGGCCGCGCCCGCCACCGAGGTCGCCGGGTCCGACGCATTGCCGGAACCGACCTTCGTGCCCGTGCTCGGGCGCATCGCGGCCGGTGGACCGATCCTGGCCGAGCAAGCCGTCGAGGACGTCTTCCCGCTCCCCCGCGAGCTGGTCGGCGAGGGCACGCTGTTTTTACTCAAGGTGGTCGGCGACTCCATGGTCGATGCCGCGATCTGCGACGGCGACTGGGTGGTGATCCGGCAGCAGAACGTCGCCGACAACGGCGACATCGTCGCCGCCATGCTCGACGGCGAGGCCACCGTCAAGACGTTCAAGCGCGCGGGCGGTCAGGTCTGGCTGATGCCACACAACCCGGCGTTCGATCCCATTCCCGGCAATGACGCGACCGTGCTCGGCAAGGTCGTCACGGTGATCCGCAAGGTATAG
- a CDS encoding DUF3099 domain-containing protein produces MWDSGGMKRGPDLGFDDDGRPVLITAAEPSYEQQHRARVRKYLTLMAFRIPALLLAAFAYGAWHNGLISLAIVAASIPLPWMAVLIANDRPPRAKNEPRRFDDAARRTPLFPTAERPALEARRPPQPQPGSPGAEYNPGRDDNPDHEYGAGSG; encoded by the coding sequence ATGTGGGACAGTGGAGGAATGAAGCGCGGCCCGGATTTGGGGTTCGACGACGACGGCCGGCCGGTGCTGATTACCGCCGCCGAGCCTTCGTACGAGCAACAGCATCGCGCCCGGGTGCGTAAATATCTGACGCTGATGGCTTTCCGGATTCCCGCGCTGCTGCTGGCCGCTTTCGCCTATGGCGCCTGGCACAACGGACTGATCTCGCTGGCGATCGTGGCGGCGTCCATCCCGTTGCCCTGGATGGCAGTGCTGATCGCTAATGATCGGCCACCTCGCGCCAAGAACGAGCCTCGGCGGTTCGACGATGCCGCACGGCGCACCCCGTTGTTCCCGACGGCCGAGCGACCGGCACTCGAGGCGCGGCGCCCCCCGCAGCCGCAACCGGGTTCGCCGGGCGCGGAATACAACCCGGGCCGCGACGACAACCCGGATCACGAATACGGCGCCGGTTCCGGTTAA
- a CDS encoding DUF4192 domain-containing protein, with protein sequence MTPHTPDFELNRPGALIAALPAVLGFVPENSLVLVSLDRGELGAVLRVDLSDELVGGIGHLAEVTAAAAPEAAIAVIVNDEGAHCPQCNEEYRQLCAMLAEVLSEHNIELLAAHVVDRVARGGRWHCVDGCGASGTVDDPSASPLAAAAVLEGRRLYSRRADLLAVLAVEDPARSAALAGPLGEQAATRAAEHRADPAGCCRRDVERAIAAAGRVVGGRSLSDDELAALGCALHDAQVRDTLYALAVGAKAGEAETLWASLARTLPAPWRVEALVLLAFSAYVRGDGPLAGVSLEAALRCDPDHRMAGMLDTALQSGLRPEQIRELAATGYRLAKRLGVRLPPRRASGRCAG encoded by the coding sequence ATGACACCGCATACACCCGATTTTGAACTGAACCGCCCCGGCGCACTGATTGCGGCGCTACCGGCCGTTCTCGGCTTCGTTCCGGAGAATTCATTGGTCTTGGTGTCGTTGGACCGCGGCGAGCTCGGCGCCGTGCTGCGCGTCGACCTCTCCGACGAACTCGTCGGCGGGATCGGGCACCTGGCCGAGGTTACCGCCGCCGCGGCGCCCGAGGCGGCGATCGCGGTGATCGTCAACGACGAGGGCGCCCACTGCCCGCAGTGCAACGAAGAATACCGGCAGCTCTGCGCGATGCTCGCAGAAGTGTTGTCGGAGCACAACATTGAGCTGTTGGCGGCGCACGTGGTGGATCGGGTGGCCCGTGGCGGGCGCTGGCATTGCGTGGACGGCTGCGGCGCGAGCGGCACGGTCGACGATCCATCCGCGTCGCCCCTGGCCGCCGCCGCGGTGCTGGAGGGTCGGCGGCTGTATTCGCGTCGCGCCGACCTGCTGGCGGTGCTGGCTGTCGAGGATCCGGCCCGCAGCGCCGCACTGGCCGGCCCGCTCGGCGAGCAGGCGGCCACCCGCGCGGCGGAGCATCGCGCGGATCCCGCGGGCTGTTGCCGTCGCGACGTGGAACGCGCGATCGCCGCGGCCGGTCGCGTGGTGGGCGGGCGATCGCTGTCGGACGACGAGCTGGCCGCGCTGGGCTGCGCGCTGCACGACGCGCAGGTGCGCGACACGTTGTACGCCCTCGCGGTGGGCGCGAAGGCCGGGGAAGCCGAGACGTTGTGGGCGTCGCTGGCACGCACCCTGCCCGCGCCGTGGCGGGTCGAAGCGCTGGTGTTGCTCGCGTTCAGCGCCTACGTCCGCGGGGATGGCCCGCTGGCCGGGGTGTCGCTGGAGGCCGCGCTGCGCTGCGATCCGGACCATCGGATGGCGGGCATGCTCGATACGGCGTTGCAGTCGGGTCTGCGGCCGGAACAGATCCGCGAACTCGCGGCGACCGGCTACCGGCTGGCCAAGCGGCTCGGGGTGCGGCTACCGCCGCGGCGGGCATCCGGCCGCTGCGCGGGGTAG
- the sthA gene encoding Si-specific NAD(P)(+) transhydrogenase produces MQEYDMVVIGSGPGGQKAAIASAKLGKSVAIIERGQMLGGVCVQTGTIPSKTLREAVLYLTGMSQRELYGASYRVKEKITPADLLARTQHVIGKEVDVVRNQLMRNRIDLLIGHGRFIDPHTIEIEDPSRREKLTISGKYIVIATGTRPARPSGIEFDEDRVLDSDGILDLKTLPTSMVVVGAGVIGIEYASMFAALGTKVTVVEKRGDMLDFCDPEVIEALKFHLRDLAVTFRFGEEVTAVDVGSAGTVTTLASGKQIPAETVMYSAGRQGQTDHLDLHNAELEADNRGRIFVDDNFATKVPHIYAVGDVIGFPALAATSMEQGRLAAYHAFGEACDGITDLQPIGIYSIPEVSYVGATEVELTKNSIPYEVGMARYRELARGQIAGDSYGMLKLLVSTDDLKLLGVHIFGTSATEMVHIGQAVMGCGGTVEYLVDAVFNYPTFSEAYKVAALDVMNKVRALNQFRR; encoded by the coding sequence ATGCAGGAATACGACATGGTCGTGATCGGCTCGGGGCCGGGCGGCCAGAAGGCCGCCATCGCCTCGGCCAAGCTCGGCAAATCGGTGGCGATCATCGAACGCGGCCAGATGCTGGGCGGTGTGTGCGTGCAGACCGGCACGATCCCGTCAAAGACGTTGCGCGAAGCGGTGCTCTACCTCACCGGCATGAGCCAGCGCGAGCTCTACGGCGCGAGCTACCGCGTCAAGGAGAAGATCACCCCTGCCGACCTGCTGGCCCGCACCCAGCACGTGATCGGCAAGGAAGTCGACGTCGTACGTAACCAGCTGATGCGCAACAGGATCGACCTGCTGATCGGGCACGGCCGCTTCATCGACCCGCACACCATCGAAATCGAAGACCCGTCCCGGCGCGAAAAGCTAACCATCAGTGGCAAATACATCGTGATCGCCACCGGCACCAGGCCGGCGCGGCCGTCCGGCATCGAGTTCGACGAAGACCGGGTACTCGACTCCGACGGCATCCTCGATCTCAAGACGCTGCCCACCTCGATGGTGGTGGTCGGCGCCGGTGTGATCGGCATCGAATACGCGTCGATGTTCGCCGCGCTGGGCACCAAGGTCACGGTCGTCGAAAAACGCGGCGACATGTTGGACTTCTGCGATCCCGAGGTCATCGAGGCGCTGAAGTTCCACCTGCGCGACCTGGCGGTGACGTTCCGGTTCGGTGAGGAAGTGACCGCGGTCGACGTCGGCTCGGCCGGCACCGTCACCACCCTGGCCAGTGGCAAGCAGATTCCCGCCGAGACGGTAATGTATTCCGCCGGGCGCCAAGGGCAGACCGATCACCTCGATCTGCACAACGCGGAGCTCGAAGCCGACAACCGCGGCCGGATCTTCGTCGACGATAACTTCGCGACCAAGGTGCCCCACATCTACGCCGTCGGCGACGTGATCGGCTTCCCGGCCCTGGCCGCCACCTCGATGGAACAAGGCCGGCTGGCCGCCTACCACGCGTTCGGGGAAGCCTGCGATGGCATCACCGACCTGCAGCCGATCGGGATCTACTCCATTCCCGAGGTCTCCTACGTCGGCGCCACCGAGGTGGAACTGACCAAGAACTCGATCCCCTACGAGGTGGGCATGGCCCGCTACCGCGAGCTGGCCCGCGGCCAGATCGCCGGCGACTCCTACGGCATGCTCAAGCTCCTGGTGTCCACCGATGACCTCAAGCTGCTCGGGGTGCACATCTTCGGCACCAGCGCGACCGAGATGGTGCACATCGGTCAGGCCGTGATGGGGTGCGGGGGCACCGTCGAATACCTGGTCGACGCGGTGTTCAACTACCCGACGTTCTCCGAGGCGTACAAGGTGGCGGCGCTGGACGTGATGAACAAGGTGCGCGCGCTCAACCAGTTCCGCCGCTGA
- the nrdR gene encoding transcriptional regulator NrdR yields MHCPFCRHPDSRVIDSRETDEGQAIRRRRSCPECGRRFTTVETAVLAVVKRSGVTEPFSREKVIKGVRRACQGRQVDEDALNLLAQQVEDTVRAAGSPEIPSHEVGLAILGPLRDLDEVAYLRFASVYRSFSSADDFEREIAALRKHRKVSTPS; encoded by the coding sequence ATGCATTGCCCGTTCTGCCGCCATCCCGACTCCCGGGTGATCGACTCCCGGGAAACCGATGAAGGCCAAGCCATTCGGCGCCGCCGATCCTGCCCGGAGTGCGGGCGACGATTCACCACCGTAGAGACTGCGGTCTTGGCCGTCGTGAAACGCAGCGGTGTCACCGAGCCGTTCAGCCGCGAAAAGGTCATCAAAGGCGTCCGCCGCGCCTGCCAGGGCCGCCAGGTGGACGAGGACGCGCTGAATCTGCTGGCCCAGCAGGTCGAAGACACCGTGCGTGCCGCCGGCTCGCCGGAGATTCCCAGTCACGAAGTCGGCCTGGCGATCCTCGGCCCATTGCGTGACCTGGACGAGGTGGCCTATCTGCGCTTCGCCTCGGTATACCGGTCCTTTTCGTCGGCCGACGATTTCGAGCGCGAGATCGCCGCGCTTCGCAAGCACCGCAAAGTATCGACACCGAGCTGA